One window from the genome of Pyxidicoccus xibeiensis encodes:
- a CDS encoding isochorismatase family protein, whose product MATVREGNKGVLLVVDVQVGVMANARESKRIIQNVARAVERARAGGIPVLWVQHHDNDLPRDSPRWQWVPELTPGEGEPRIHKKYNSAFELTNLEEELARLGATHIVLAGAASNWCIRATAYGALGRGYDMTLIKDAHTTEDMHLEDGRALTAASVIDEVNICMTWLEYPGRKSGTATAEQVDFSSPGGTR is encoded by the coding sequence ATGGCAACGGTGCGAGAGGGCAACAAGGGCGTGCTGCTCGTCGTCGACGTGCAGGTTGGCGTGATGGCGAACGCGCGGGAGTCCAAGCGAATCATCCAGAACGTGGCGCGCGCGGTGGAACGGGCCCGCGCCGGGGGTATCCCCGTGCTGTGGGTGCAGCACCACGACAACGACCTCCCCCGCGACAGCCCCCGGTGGCAGTGGGTCCCCGAGCTGACGCCGGGCGAGGGCGAGCCGCGGATTCACAAGAAGTACAACTCGGCGTTCGAGCTGACGAACCTGGAGGAGGAGCTCGCCAGGCTGGGCGCCACGCACATCGTGCTGGCGGGCGCGGCCTCCAACTGGTGCATCCGCGCGACAGCCTACGGCGCGCTCGGGCGGGGCTATGACATGACGCTCATCAAGGACGCCCACACCACGGAGGACATGCACCTCGAAGACGGCAGGGCCCTCACGGCCGCCAGCGTCATCGACGAGGTCAACATCTGCATGACCTGGCTCGAGTACCCCGGCCGCAAGAGTGGCACCGCCACGGCGGAGCAGGTCGACTTCTCCTCCCCGGGCGGCACCCGATAG